From the genome of Phytohabitans rumicis, one region includes:
- a CDS encoding LysR family transcriptional regulator, protein MALGGMDLNLLTCLKALLEESNVTRAGRRLKMGQPAMSVALAKLRRRFDDELLTRRGRDYELTPLGAELLPEVQEAVRLINAALHIDEDFDPGTSERLFRFTMSDYAIAVVHDPLLARIRELAPHIRLQVDHLGPDVRTSERVLVDYDILIGPLGYGFPGQSRLLWQDRFVCLVDPGNPRLAGGALTVADLAALPHAVATFGRGNLTPVDRAFDEQRIERRIEVQVAGWLPLPFVIEGTDMVAVVPERLARVHAAPHGPLALVEPPFGEVELIEGYWFASTRLADAAHRWLLQRFDEVGQLLRKV, encoded by the coding sequence ATGGCGCTCGGCGGTATGGACCTCAACCTGCTGACGTGTCTGAAGGCGCTGCTGGAGGAGAGCAACGTCACCCGGGCCGGCCGGCGGCTGAAGATGGGCCAGCCGGCGATGAGCGTGGCGCTGGCCAAGCTGCGCCGCCGGTTCGACGACGAGCTGCTCACCCGGCGCGGGCGCGACTACGAGCTGACCCCGCTCGGCGCCGAGCTGCTCCCCGAGGTCCAGGAGGCGGTCCGCCTCATCAACGCCGCCCTGCACATCGACGAGGACTTCGACCCGGGCACCTCCGAACGGCTGTTCCGCTTCACCATGAGCGACTACGCGATCGCCGTCGTCCACGACCCGCTGCTCGCCCGGATCCGCGAGCTGGCGCCGCACATCCGGCTGCAGGTCGACCACCTCGGCCCGGACGTACGCACGTCCGAGCGGGTCCTGGTGGACTACGACATCCTGATCGGGCCGCTCGGGTACGGCTTCCCGGGCCAGTCGCGGCTGCTGTGGCAGGACCGGTTCGTGTGCCTGGTCGACCCGGGCAACCCCCGGCTGGCCGGCGGCGCGCTGACGGTGGCGGACCTGGCCGCCCTGCCGCACGCCGTCGCCACCTTCGGCCGGGGCAACCTGACCCCGGTCGACCGCGCCTTCGACGAGCAGCGCATCGAACGGCGGATCGAGGTGCAGGTGGCCGGCTGGCTGCCGCTGCCGTTCGTGATCGAGGGCACCGACATGGTGGCCGTGGTGCCGGAGCGGCTGGCCCGCGTCCACGCCGCGCCGCACGGGCCGCTGGCGCTGGTCGAGCCGCCGTTCGGCGAGGTCGAGCTCATCGAGGGGTACTGGTTCGCCAGCACCCGGCTGGCGGACGCCGCGCACCGCTGGCTGCTCCAGCGCTTCGACGAGGTGGGGCAGCTGTTGCGGAAGGTGTAG